In one window of Eubalaena glacialis isolate mEubGla1 chromosome 13, mEubGla1.1.hap2.+ XY, whole genome shotgun sequence DNA:
- the LOC133103804 gene encoding zinc finger and SCAN domain-containing protein 21-like isoform X1, with protein MMTKVLGMATVLGPRTPQEQGPVIVKVEEEEEEKGKRLPSLEMFRQRFRQFGYHDTPGPREALSQLRVLCCEWLRPEIHTKEQILELLVLEQFLTILPQELQAWVQEHCPESAEEAVTLLEDLERELDEPAQQASPPPSEQKQWWEKMASSGTVEESLSSPQPRSLETSYKYESWGPLYIQETGEEEDFTPELRKIQDRKSNTQNEESTDKQESSEEFHAEGFRRDSIPMIIANKCEPRLERQWVNLEKGRGTKIPLQDKGSSKGREVMTKPAPAERRYICAECGKAFSNSSNLTKHRRTHTGEKPYVCTKCGKAFSHSSNLTLHYRTHLVDRPYDCKCGKAFGQSSDLLKHQRMHTEEAPYQCKDCGKAFSGKGSLIRHYRIHTGEKPYQCNECGKSFSQHAGLSSHQRLHTGEKPYKCKECGKAFNHSSNFNKHHRIHTGEKPYWCNNCGKTFCSKSNLSKHQRVHTAEGEGP; from the exons ATGATGACCAAGGTACTGGGCATGGCCACAGTTCTGGGCCCTAGAACTCCACAAGAGCAGGGGCCTGTGATTGTGAAGgtcgaggaggaggaggaggagaaagggaagcGCCTTCCCAGCCTGGAGATGTTCCGCCAGCGCTTCAGGCAGTTTGGGTACCATGACACCCCTGGCCCCCGGGAGGCCCTCAGCCAGCTCCGGGTGCTCTGCTGTGAGTGGCTGCGGCCTGAGATTCACACCAAGGAGCAGATCCTGGAGCTGCTGGTGCTGGAGCAGTTCCTGACCATCCTGCCCCAGGAGCTCCAGGCCTGGGTGCAGGAGCACTGCCCGGAGAGCGCTGAAGAGGCCGTCACTCTCCTGGAAGATCTGGAGCGAGAGCTGGATGAGCCAGCACAGCAG GCCTCACCGCCTCCCAGTGAACAGAAACAGTGGTGGGAGAAGATGGCATCCTCAGGAACAGTGGAGGAATCCCTGAGCAGCCCGCAGCCACGGTCTTTGGAGACCAGTTACAAATATGAGTCTTGGGGGCCCCTCTACATCCAAGAGACTGGTGAAGAGGAGGACTTCACTCCAGAGCTGAGAAAGATTCAAG ATCGTAAGTCGAACACCCAGAATGAGGAATCAACAGATAAGCAGGAAAGTTCTGAAGAATTTCATGCAGAAGGATTCAGAAGGGATTCTATTCCCATGATTATTGCCAACAAATGTGAGCCCAGGTTAGAAAGGCAGTGGGTTAACctggaaaagggaagaggaaCAAAAATTCCTCTCCAAGACAAAGGTTCCTCAAAAGGTAGAGAAGTAATGACTAAACCTGCCCCAGCAGAGAGACGTTACATATGTGCcgagtgtgggaaagcctttagtAATAGCTCAAATCTCACTAAACACCGGAGAACACACACTGGGGAGAAACCGTATGTGTGCACCAaatgtgggaaagctttcagcCACAGCTCCAACCTGACCCTTCACTACAGAACACACTTGGTGGACCGGCCCTATGACTGTAAGTGTGGAAAAGCCTTCGGTCAGAGCTCGGACCTCCTTAAACATCAGCGAATGCACACTGAAGAGGCTCCTTACCAGTGTAAAGATTGCGGCAAAGCCTTCAGTGGGAAAGGCAGCCTCATTCGACACTATCGAATACACACCGGAGAGAAGCCGTATCAGTGTAACGAGTGTGGGAAGAGCTTTAGTCAGCACGCAGGTCTTAGTTCTCACCAGAGActccacactggagagaagccGTATAAATGTAAggagtgtgggaaagccttcaacCACAGCTCCAATTTTAATAAACACCATAGAATCCATACCGGGGAAAAGCCCTATTGGTGTAATAATTGTGGGAAAACCTTCTGTAGTAAGTCCAATCTTTCCAAACATCAGAGAGTCCACACTGCAGAGGGAGAAGGGCCTTAA